One Pyxicephalus adspersus chromosome 3, UCB_Pads_2.0, whole genome shotgun sequence genomic window carries:
- the LOC140327704 gene encoding uncharacterized protein — MQEIRDKKTLKQIIRDVRTKLMVINFMKKSCPDCKRAKPEVERLALKFLDVVFVIIDVAETPDIGNDFEITEVPIFIFFKDELEVDRVTEANVKLVEQKLQELCY, encoded by the exons aaAACGCTAAAACAAATAATACGTGATGTTAGAACTAAACTTATGGTGATCAATTTCATGAAGAAATCTTGCCCTGATTGCAAAAGAGCAAAGCCAGAGGTAGAG aggtTGGCCTTGAAATTTCTTGATGTGGTGTTTGTTATAATTGATGTTGCAGAAACACCA gaTATAGGGAATGATTTTGAAATAACAGAAGTACCAATCTTTATATTCTTCAAGGATGAATTAGAG GTGGATCGTGTAACAGAAGCCAACGTAAAATTGGTAGAACAAAAGCTACAAGAGCTCTGTTACTAG